The proteins below are encoded in one region of Puntigrus tetrazona isolate hp1 chromosome 5, ASM1883169v1, whole genome shotgun sequence:
- the ywhag1 gene encoding 14-3-3 protein gamma-1, producing the protein MVDREQLVQKARLAEQAERYDDMAAAMKSVTELNEALSNEERNLLSVAYKNVVGARRSSWRVISSIEQKTSADGNEKKIEMVRAYREKIEKELEAVCQDVLNLLDNFLIKNCSDTQHESKVFYLKMKGDYYRYLAEVATGEKRATVVESSEKAYSEAHEISKEHMQPTHPIRLGLALNYSVFYYEIQNAPEQACHLAKTAFDDAIAELDTLNEDSYKDSTLIMQLLRDNLTLWTSDQQDDEGGEGNN; encoded by the exons ATGGTGGACCGCGAGCAGCTGGTTCAGAAAGCCAGACTGGCCGAGCAGGCTGAGAGATACGACGATATGGCTGCTGCCATGAAATCG GTAACAGAGCTGAACGAGGCCCTTTCCAACGAGGAGAGGAACCTGCTCTCCGTGGCCTACAAGAACGTGGTGGGCGCGCGGCGCTCCTCCTGGCGCGTCATCTCCAGCATCGAGCAGAAGACCTCCGCCGACGGCAACGAGAAGAAAATCGAGATGGTCCGCGCTTACCGCGAGAAAATCGAGAAGGAGCTGGAGGCCGTGTGCCAGGACGTGCTTAACCTCCTCGACAACTTCCTGATCAAGAACTGCAGCGACACCCAGCACGAGAGCAAGGTCTTCTACCTGAAGATGAAGGGCGACTACTACCGCTACCTGGCCGAGGTGGCCACGGGCGAAAAGAGAGCCACGGTGGTGGAGTCTTCTGAGAAGGCCTACAGCGAGGCCCACGAGATCAGCAAGGAGCACATGCAGCCTACGCACCCCATCCGCCTGGGCCTGGCGCTCAACTACTCCGTCTTCTACTACGAGATCCAGAACGCACCCGAGCAGGCCTGCCACCTGGCCAAGACGGCCTTCGACGACGCCATCGCCGAACTGGACACCCTCAACGAGGACTCCTACAAAGACTCCACGCTCATCATGCAGCTCCTGCGAGACAACTTGACGCTCTGGACGAGCGACCAACAAGACGACGAGGGAGGCGAAGGCAACAACTAG
- the hspb1 gene encoding heat shock protein beta-1: MAERRIPFTFMHGPSWDPFRDWYQGSRLFDQTFGMPHFSEEMPTFPSTHWPGYIRPFGFPEMASLMQSPVAQVPMSPPASVVHPPNYGRALSRQMSSGMSEIKQTPDAWKISLDVNHFAPEELTVKTKDGVVEITGKHEERKDEHGFVSRCFTRKYTLPSGVDSEKISSSLSPEGVLTVEAPLPKPAIQGSEINIPVNTSSAVTKKP, from the exons ATGGCCGAGAGACGCATTCCCTTCACCTTCATGCACGGCCCGTCCTGGGACCCTTTCCGCGACTGGTACCAGGGCAGCAGGCTCTTCGATCAGACCTTCGGGATGCCACACTTCTCCGAGGAGATGCCCACCTTCCCCAGCACGCACTGGCCGGGATACATCCGGCCCTTCGGGTTTCCAGAGATGGCCTCTTTAATGCAGAGCCCGGTGGCTCAGGTGCCCATGTCGCCCCCGGCCTCCGTCGTCCACCCCCCGAACTACGGCCGGGCCCTGTCCCGACAGATGAGCTCGGGGATGTCCGAGATAAAGCAGACGCCGGACGCCTGGAAGATCAGCCTGGACGTCAATCACTTCGCCCCGGAGGAGCTGACGGTGAAGACCAAGGACGGGGTGGTGGAGATCACCG GCAAACACGAGGAGAGGAAAGACGAACACGGCTTCGTGTCCAGATGTTTCACCAGGAAATACAC TCTGCCCTCTGGTGTGGACTCTGAGAAGATCAGCTCGTCTCTGTCTCCTGAGGGCGTCCTGACGGTCGAAGCTCCTCTGCCCAAACCTGCCATCCAGGGCTCTGAGATCAACATCCCCGTCAACACAAGCAGTGCAGTGACAAAGAAACCCTGA